A window of the Vibrio fluvialis genome harbors these coding sequences:
- a CDS encoding PaaI family thioesterase — protein sequence MLSALTKANFYLNYFGLMKVPLIWYCRPKLITLNDQSVVVRIPLKRRNKNHLNSMYFGVLAVGADVAGGFMAMQKAQQRGERVSLAFKAVKGEFLKRPEADVYFHCDEGEAIDAMLDETIQTGERVNKAVKITATCPSLHGDEPMAEFWLTLSLKCSKR from the coding sequence ATGCTCTCCGCACTCACAAAAGCGAATTTTTACCTTAATTACTTTGGCTTAATGAAAGTTCCACTCATCTGGTATTGCCGGCCAAAACTCATCACGCTCAATGACCAATCGGTGGTGGTCCGTATACCGCTGAAGCGTCGTAACAAGAATCACCTCAATAGCATGTATTTTGGTGTTCTCGCGGTCGGTGCAGACGTTGCCGGTGGTTTTATGGCGATGCAGAAAGCGCAACAGCGTGGCGAGCGAGTCTCACTGGCATTCAAAGCGGTGAAAGGTGAATTTCTAAAACGTCCGGAAGCGGATGTGTATTTTCATTGTGATGAAGGTGAGGCCATCGATGCGATGCTCGATGAAACCATTCAAACCGGGGAGCGGGTAAACAAAGCGGTAAAAATTACCGCCACTTGCCCATCACTGCATGGTGATGAACCGATGGCGGAATTCTGGCTCACGCTGTCGCTGAAATGCTCGAAGCGTTAA
- a CDS encoding putative PEP-binding protein: MSLEHNATIHEQLALGNTLPKAMAQAPSSYLFVSLSELIAESVFYHPALVSGTDQLSELEKSSLDAMLGGIPLEQHFVATLVTQIEQAIEPHHQSVRVCLSCADSYGYQTLLGGSLEADEVNPAMGLRGVSRYASESYAAAFALECEVIKQLRSKGLDIEIVVPFVRTLSDAATIIDRLAVQGLPRGLNGLKVLYVCNVPSSVMVADRLLHYFDGVVLDWESLAQFTLGIDKLNPSLEYLYNPDSESITQLADIAIKAAQQAKKPVLVVTQSLEQYPKLQNYLLENAQAEAIFNF, translated from the coding sequence ATGAGTTTAGAACATAACGCCACCATTCATGAACAGTTGGCTCTCGGAAACACCTTGCCAAAGGCGATGGCACAAGCACCGAGTTCTTATTTGTTTGTCTCTCTTTCTGAGCTCATTGCGGAAAGTGTGTTTTATCATCCGGCTTTGGTGAGTGGCACAGACCAACTGTCAGAATTGGAAAAAAGTTCACTGGATGCCATGTTAGGTGGCATTCCGCTGGAGCAGCACTTTGTTGCAACCTTGGTTACGCAAATCGAACAGGCCATTGAACCGCATCATCAATCGGTTCGCGTGTGTTTGAGTTGTGCCGATAGTTACGGCTATCAGACTCTGCTGGGCGGCTCTCTGGAGGCTGATGAAGTCAACCCGGCAATGGGGTTGAGAGGGGTTTCGCGTTATGCTTCTGAGTCTTACGCTGCAGCATTTGCACTTGAGTGTGAAGTGATTAAACAACTTCGGTCGAAAGGGTTGGATATTGAAATTGTGGTGCCGTTTGTCCGCACACTGAGTGATGCAGCCACGATTATTGACCGGTTGGCAGTCCAGGGCTTACCGCGTGGCTTGAACGGCCTGAAGGTACTTTACGTTTGTAATGTGCCGTCCAGCGTTATGGTCGCGGATCGCCTGCTGCACTATTTCGACGGTGTTGTTTTAGATTGGGAATCGTTGGCGCAGTTTACGCTTGGCATCGACAAGCTGAACCCGTCGCTGGAATACCTCTACAACCCGGACAGCGAATCGATAACTCAACTGGCGGATATTGCGATTAAAGCTGCGCAACAAGCTAAGAAGCCGGTATTAGTGGTCACACAATCACTTGAACAGTACCCGAAACTGCAAAACTACTTATTGGAAAACGCTCAGGCGGAAGCCATCTTCAACTTCTGA
- a CDS encoding 3-deoxy-7-phosphoheptulonate synthase has product MPLKTDELRTQALGPMPTPAELSHAHPITDEVAERIANSRRQIERILTGEDDRLLVIVGPCSVHDTIAAMDYARRLSAIQDQYANELFIVMRTYFEKPRTVVGWKGLITDPNLDGSYALETGLNKARQLLLDINKLGLATATEFLDMITGQYIADLITWGAIGARTTESQIHREMASALSCPVGFKNGTNGNVKIAIDAIRASKASHYFYSPDKNGRMTVYRTSGNPFGHVILRGGDTGPNFDAASVDAACAKLAEFDLPERLVVDFSHANCEKQHRKQLDVAKDICQQIESGSHKVAGVMAESFILEGNQPMHDLNNLTYGQSITDPCLSWEDTATMLDMLAQSIKVRRAS; this is encoded by the coding sequence ATGCCATTAAAAACAGATGAATTAAGAACCCAAGCATTGGGCCCAATGCCTACACCGGCAGAACTTAGCCACGCCCATCCCATCACGGATGAAGTTGCAGAACGTATTGCTAACTCTCGACGTCAAATCGAGCGCATTCTGACCGGAGAAGATGACCGCCTGTTGGTGATCGTCGGCCCATGTTCTGTACACGATACCATCGCTGCGATGGATTACGCGCGCCGCTTAAGTGCCATTCAGGATCAATACGCGAACGAGCTGTTTATCGTTATGCGTACTTACTTCGAAAAACCACGTACGGTTGTCGGCTGGAAAGGCCTGATCACAGACCCGAACCTAGACGGTTCTTATGCACTGGAAACGGGCCTGAATAAAGCTCGTCAACTGCTGCTTGATATCAACAAGCTTGGTCTGGCTACCGCGACAGAATTTTTAGATATGATTACGGGTCAGTACATCGCTGACCTGATCACCTGGGGCGCAATTGGTGCACGAACAACCGAATCTCAGATTCACCGCGAAATGGCCTCCGCGCTTTCTTGCCCGGTTGGTTTCAAAAACGGTACCAACGGCAATGTTAAAATCGCCATTGATGCAATTCGCGCATCCAAAGCTTCACACTACTTCTATTCACCAGATAAAAATGGCCGTATGACGGTGTACCGCACCAGCGGAAACCCATTCGGGCACGTCATTCTGCGTGGCGGCGATACCGGACCAAACTTTGATGCCGCGTCGGTTGATGCGGCCTGTGCTAAACTGGCAGAGTTTGATCTTCCAGAGCGTTTGGTGGTGGATTTCAGCCACGCCAACTGCGAAAAGCAACACCGCAAGCAATTGGATGTCGCCAAAGACATTTGTCAGCAGATTGAATCTGGCAGTCACAAAGTGGCGGGCGTCATGGCAGAAAGCTTCATTCTTGAAGGTAATCAGCCGATGCATGATCTGAACAACCTGACTTATGGTCAATCGATCACCGATCCGTGCCTGAGTTGGGAAGATACAGCAACAATGCTTGATATGCTGGCTCAATCGATTAAAGTACGCCGCGCAAGTTAA